From the Bos indicus x Bos taurus breed Angus x Brahman F1 hybrid unplaced genomic scaffold, Bos_hybrid_MaternalHap_v2.0 tig00000169_arrow_arrow_obj, whole genome shotgun sequence genome, one window contains:
- the LOC113888606 gene encoding interferon omega-1-like, producing MAFVLSLLMALVLVSYGPGGSLGCDLSQNHVLVGRENLRFLGQMRRLSPRFCLQERKDFAFPQEMVEGGQLQEAQAFSVLHEMLQQTFNLFNTEHSSAAWDTTLLEQLRTGLHQQLDDLDACLGQVMGEEDSALGKTGPTLAIKRYFQGIHVYLKEKEYSDCAWEIVRVEIMRSLSSSTNLQERLRVMDGDLNSP from the coding sequence ATGGCCTTCGTGCTCTCTCTACTGATGGCCCTGGTGCTGGTCAGCTACGGCCCGGGAGGATCCCTGGGCTGTGACCTGTCTCAGAACCATGTGCTGGTTGGCAGGGAGAACCTCAggttcctgggccaaatgaggAGACTCTCCCCTCGCTTCTGTCTGCAGGAGAGAAAAGACTTCGCTTtcccccaggagatggtggagggtgGCCAGCTCCAGGAGGCCCAGGCCTTCTCTGTGCTCCACGAGATGCTGCAGCagaccttcaatcttttcaacaCAGAGCATTCCTCTGCTGCCTGGGACACCACCCTCCTGGAGCAGCTCCGCACTGGACTCCATCAGCAGCTGGACGACCTGGACGCCTGCCTGGGGCAGGTGATGGGAGAGGAAGACTCTGCCCTGGGAAAGACGGGCCCCACACTGGCCATAAAGAGGTATTTCCAGGGCATCCATGTCTACctgaaagagaaggaatacaGCGACTGTGCCTGGGAAATTGTCAGAGTGGAAATCATGAGATCCTTGTCTTCATCAACCAACTTGCAAGAAAGGCTAAGAGTGATGGATGGAGACCTGAACTCACCTTGA